Proteins encoded together in one Hevea brasiliensis isolate MT/VB/25A 57/8 chromosome 16, ASM3005281v1, whole genome shotgun sequence window:
- the LOC110664127 gene encoding glycosyl hydrolase 5 family protein has product MKMAGKMLLQALLLLLFLFVLGIPCFSLPLSINGRWIVDAKTGQRVKLACGNWPSHVEIMLAEGLDKQPLQYIIAQLRQHHFNCVRFTWATHMFTRYANRTVMESLDSFNLTDAKAGIAKNNPFVLKLTLVQAFEAVIDHFGAQGVMVVLDNQVSRPTWCCGYDDGNGFFGDADFDADEWLQGLAMVAGRFKGKSQVIGISTRNELRGPLANEDDWYKYIYQGGATIHKANPDVLIFASGLAYASDLTFLKKKHLQTNFDNKLLYEAHWYAFSWGEGKVWGMEFVNKACQSKTQYFINQTGFVVNGDNPFPMFVGEFGLDQRGLSRADEHFYACFLAYAADEDLDWGVWAWQGSYYYRENKTGTEETYGVMDFNWNRVRNKEFQNRMQLIKSKLQDPSSRISTSFIMFHPLSGSCINTEDRKGIYATGCKAPSHWIHEGDRTPIRLRGTKLCLKAVGDGLEPILSEDCSSKQSSWTSLSESKLHLAAIDENGEYLCLQKESRYTTRILTSSCVFIHEEPECQKDPQKDPVTQWFKLVKTNVL; this is encoded by the exons ATGAAGATGGCAGGGAAAATGCTTCTTCAAGCCCTCCTCTTGCTCTTATTTCTCTTTGTGCTTGGTATTCCTTGCTTTTCTCTGCCTCTATCAATAAATGGGAGATGGATAGTTGATGCGAAGACAGGGCAGCGGGTGAAGCTAGCTTGTGGCAATTGGCCTTCCCATGTGGAGATCATGTTGGCTGAGGGTCTTGACAAGCAGCCTTTGCAATATATCATAGCCCAACTGAGACAACATCATTTCAATTGTGTTCGATTCACTTGGGCAACTCACATGTTCACACGCTACGCTAACCGTACTGTGATGGAATCTCTTGATTCTTTTAACCTGACAGATGCTAAAGCAGGAATAGCCAAGAACAACCCTTTTGTATTGAAACTGACCCTTGTTCAAGCCTTTGAAGCTGTGATTGATCATTTTGGGGCACAGGGTGTAATGGTGGTGCTTGATAACCAGGTCAGTAGACCAACCTGGTGTTGTGGATATGACGATGGTAATGGTTTCTTCGGTGACGCAGATTTTGATGCTGACGAGTGGCTGCAAGGTTTAGCTATGGTAGCTGGGCGCTTTAAAGGCAAATCTCAG GTCATAGGAATAAGCACTCGAAACGAGTTGCGAGGTCCTCTTGCAAATGAGGATGACTGGTACAAATACATCTATCAAGGAGGAGCAACCATTCACAAGGCAAATCCTGATGTTCTAATATTTGCTTCAGGGTTGGCTTATGCTAGTGACCTCACTTTCTTGAAGAAAAAGCATTTGCAGACTAACTTTGATAACAAGTTATTGTATGAGGCACATTGGTACGCTTTCAGTTGGGGGGAAGGCAAAGTGTGGGGGATGGAATTTGTGAATAAGGCTTGTCAAAGCAAAACTCAATACTTTATTAACCAAACTGGTTTTGTTGTTAATGGTGACAATCCATTTCCTATGTTTGTGGGTGAATTTGGTCTAGATCAAAGAGGTTTGAGCCGTGCTGATGAACACTTCTATGCATGCTTTTTGGCCTATGCTGCTGATGAAGACTTGGATTGGGGTGTCTGGGCATGGCAAGGAAGCTATTATTACCGCGAGAATAAAACCGGAACAGAGGAGACATATGGAGTCATGGATTTCAATTGGAACCGTGTTAGAAATAAAGAATTCCAGAATAGGATGCAACTTATTAAGAGCAAGCTTCAAG ACCCGAGTTCAAGAATTTCCACATCCTTCATAATGTTTCATCCACTAAGTGGCAGCTGCATCAATACAGAAGATAGAAAGGGAATATATGCTACCGGTTGCAAAGCTCCTAGTCATTGGATTCATGAGGGAGATAGGACTCCGATCAGGTTGAGAGGCACAAAACTATGCCTTAAAGCTGTTGGTGATGGACTTGAACCAATTCTTTCTGAGGACTGCTCAAGCAAGCAAAGTTCTTGGACATCTCTATCAGAGAGTAAGCTTCACTTGGCTGCCATTGATGAGAACGGAGAATATCTGTGCTTGCAAAAGGAATCCCGCTACACCACCAGGATACTAACTAGCAGTTGTGTTTTCATACATGAAGAACCAGAGTGCCAGAAGGATCCTCAGAAAGACCCAGTAACTCAATGGTTTAAACTCGTCAAGACAAATGTACTGTAG